The genomic region GATTTTTCTTTTGTCTTGGAAAGTGACGGGTATTCGTCATTCGGAAACAAGACTCAATATCCTATTATTCAAAAACTGAATAATGAAGATTTTATTCATGGCAAAGCGACACACGGATATCTTCCTGAAAAAGGCCCCCAGCCCTTTTTTTTATGTATGGGGCCGGATTTTAAACAAGGTGTAGTATTGGAGCGCCGAGATATTGTCGACGAAGCTCCGACTTTTGCTAAAATATTGGATTGTAAATTTCCATACACAGACGGAGTATGCATGGATGAAATTTTAAATATATAAAGTGAAAAAATGATACGAAGCGGTTAATTCTTTGAAATATCATATTTATTTGTATGCTTGACTAAAGCTGTTTCGCTCTGTTAATATATGTTATTAGTTTTTTGTTTTGGGGGGCATCCTTTGTCTATAAAAAAAACATCTGCAGAAAAACGGTTCGCACAAAGTGAAGTGCGTCGGTTGCGCAATAAATCGATTAAGAGCAAGTGTCATACATGTGTCAGGCGGTTTGTAGAAGCCGTCCAGAAAAAAGATCAAAAAGCTTCGGAAGATGCATTAAAAATTCTTGTAAAGGAACTTGATTCGGCGCGCGGTAAGGGCGTTTTAAAGCCGAATGCAGTTTCCAGAAAAAAGTCCCGTATGATGAAACTTTACAACGTTTCATT from Treponema parvum harbors:
- the rpsT gene encoding 30S ribosomal protein S20; translation: MSIKKTSAEKRFAQSEVRRLRNKSIKSKCHTCVRRFVEAVQKKDQKASEDALKILVKELDSARGKGVLKPNAVSRKKSRMMKLYNVSFLQSK